The Mixophyes fleayi isolate aMixFle1 chromosome 1, aMixFle1.hap1, whole genome shotgun sequence genome includes a region encoding these proteins:
- the SPEF1 gene encoding sperm flagellar protein 1, translating into MAAEFDEQNLHDLYSWVDKIPLSRPKKNITRDFSDGVLTAELVKFHFPKLVEMHNYVPANSTQQKFNNWTTLKRKVLSKINFSVPDDVIRKIIQCSPGVVELVLHTLRQKIEERQKQMAQDSSQEMSPRVEPNNHTDTGYATKLKSNGTDSSPRGAPKGEHGSKPQHGYSQAANSDTSLRIQLAEKEQALMTSQEANQILQAKLRRLEQLVHLKNVRIDDLSRRLQEAEKK; encoded by the exons ATGGCTGCAGAGTTTGATGAGCAGAACTTGCATGATCTGTACTCCTGGGTAGATAAAATCCCTCTTTCCAGACCTAAGAAGAACATCACCCGAGACTTCAGTGATGGAG TGCTGACGGCCGAACTAGTCAAATTTCATTTCCCAAAACTTGTGGAGATGCATAACTACGTCCCAGCCAATTCCACCCAGCAGAAATTCAATAACTGGACCACACTAAAAAG GAAAGTTCTGAGCAAAATTAACTTTTCAGTTCCGGATGATGTGATCCGTAAGATTATCCAGTGCTCTCCAGGGGTGGTGGAGCTGGTGCTCCATACACTGAGACAGAAGATCGAAGAGAGACAGAAACAGATGGCGCAAGACTCGTCCCAG GAGATGAGCCCACGCGTGGAGCCCAATAACCACACGGATACAG GCTACGCTACAAAGCTGAAGAGTAACGGTACAGACAGCAGCCCCCGGGGGGCCCCGAAGGGTGAACACGGAAG TAAGCCCCAGCATGGCTACTCCCAGGCTGCCAATTCAGATACCAGTCTCCGCATACAGTTGGCAGAGAAAGAGCAGGCGCTGATGACTTCACAAGAAGCCAATCAG ATCTTACAGGCGAAGCTCCGGCGATTGGAGCAGCTGGTGCACCTGAAGAACGTCCGGATAGATGATCTGTCACGGCGTCTGCAGGAGGCTGAGAAGAAATGA